From Neisseria musculi, the proteins below share one genomic window:
- a CDS encoding L-threonylcarbamoyladenylate synthase, with protein MMKTARILSAAARAGLAAHLKQGGLVAYPTESCYGIGCLPYHTRALKKLVCLKKRPQNKGMIVIGNSLAQLLPLLGRPSESMTAMLENQWPAPETFLLPCRRLPLLLRGRGRSKLAVRVPAHSTARQLCKALNTPLVSTSCNRAGGRPCKTEREARRLFGRSVRVIGGRIGGRKTPSRIIDAETGQRLR; from the coding sequence ATGATGAAAACAGCGCGTATTCTTTCGGCTGCCGCCCGGGCAGGGTTGGCAGCCCATCTGAAACAAGGCGGTTTGGTGGCATATCCCACCGAATCCTGTTACGGCATCGGCTGCCTGCCGTATCATACTCGGGCGTTGAAAAAATTAGTATGCCTGAAAAAACGCCCGCAAAACAAAGGTATGATAGTTATCGGCAACAGTTTGGCACAATTGCTGCCTTTGCTGGGGCGGCCGTCTGAAAGCATGACGGCGATGTTGGAAAACCAATGGCCTGCGCCGGAAACGTTTCTGTTACCCTGCCGCCGTTTGCCGCTGCTGTTGCGCGGACGCGGGCGCAGCAAGCTGGCGGTGCGGGTGCCTGCTCATTCAACAGCGCGGCAGTTGTGCAAGGCGTTGAATACGCCGCTGGTTTCCACATCATGCAACCGCGCCGGCGGCAGACCCTGTAAAACCGAGCGCGAAGCACGGCGCTTGTTCGGCCGCAGTGTGCGGGTCATCGGCGGACGCATCGGCGGCAGGAAAACACCAAGCCGGATTATCGATGCAGAAACCGGACAGCGTTTGCGTTAG
- a CDS encoding ATP-binding protein: MRKSVWPVSQSGVCETGGVFGDETMTQALIDRLLHRCEPIETDNESFRFQNCC, translated from the coding sequence ATGAGAAAGTCAGTTTGGCCGGTTAGCCAATCCGGTGTTTGCGAAACGGGGGGTGTATTCGGAGACGAAACCATGACGCAGGCTTTAATAGACAGGTTGCTGCACCGTTGCGAACCGATTGAAACGGACAATGAGTCTTTCAGGTTTCAAAACTGTTGCTGA
- a CDS encoding IS1595 family transposase — MRKSRLSQYKQNKLIELFVAGVTARTAAQLVSVNKNTAAYYFHRLRLLIYHNSPHLEMLDGEVEVDESYFGGQRKGKRGRGAAGKVAVFGLLKRNGKVYTVAVPNTQTATLLPIIREQVKPDSIVYTDCYKSYDVLDVSEFSHFRINHSTHFAERQNHINGIENFWNQAKRHLRKFNGIPKEHFELYLKECEWRFNNSEIKFQISILKQSVKQDLF, encoded by the coding sequence ATGAGAAAAAGTCGTTTAAGTCAGTACAAGCAAAACAAACTGATTGAACTATTTGTTGCAGGTGTTACCGCTCGCACAGCGGCGCAATTAGTTAGCGTCAATAAAAATACCGCTGCCTATTACTTCCACCGTTTGCGCTTACTTATCTATCACAACAGCCCGCATCTGGAAATGCTTGATGGTGAAGTAGAAGTTGATGAAAGCTATTTTGGCGGACAACGCAAAGGCAAACGTGGTCGCGGTGCGGCTGGCAAAGTGGCTGTATTCGGGCTTTTGAAGCGTAATGGTAAGGTTTACACCGTTGCCGTACCCAATACACAAACTGCGACTTTATTGCCAATTATCCGCGAGCAAGTGAAGCCTGACAGCATTGTTTATACCGATTGTTACAAAAGTTATGACGTTCTTGATGTGAGCGAATTTTCACATTTTCGGATCAATCACAGCACACATTTTGCTGAGCGACAAAATCACATTAACGGAATTGAGAACTTTTGGAACCAAGCAAAACGCCATTTACGCAAGTTTAACGGCATTCCCAAAGAGCATTTTGAACTGTATTTGAAAGAGTGTGAATGGCGTTTTAACAACAGTGAGATAAAATTTCAAATTTCTATTTTAAAACAATCAGTAAAGCAGGATTTGTTCTAG
- a CDS encoding UvrD-helicase domain-containing protein, whose translation MFSQNPSVSLLHGLNPEQLSAVTWPPQSALVLAGAGSGKTRVLTTRIAWLLQSGQAGVHGILAVTFTNKAAKEMQTRLGAMSHVNVRAMWLGTFHGLCHRFLRLHHQAAGLPSTFQILDSGDQLALIKRLLKQLNIAEEIIAPRSLQGFINAQKESGLRAAQLSAPDAYTRRMIECYAAYDQTCNREGVVDFAELMLRSYEMLQADETLRLHYQNRFNHILVDEFQDTNKLQYAWLKLMAGGGAAVFAVGDDDQSIYRFRGAHVGNMTALMREFGIEAPIKLEQNYRSDGHILAAANAVIANNAERLGKNLRTEAESGDKIRFYCAPVDYDEAQFIIDEAKSLQREGRRLDDMAVLYRSNAQSRIIEQALFAAGMPYKIYGGLRFYERQEIKHALAYLRLAVSPDDDNALLRVINTPPRGIGTRTIENIQAAAAEQGVSLWQAACGMGAKAAKVAAFVRLIEGLRAQAANVSLQEMMLAVTRDSGLVEYYQTQKGSHQDRLDNLDELINAAVAFKPSESNFEILPDNAAESPLFPILAFLSNAALESGENQAGAGEEALQMMTVHAAKGLEFDAVFLTGMEEGLFPSEYSLAERGGLEEERRLMYVAVTRARKRLYISMAQQRLLHGQTHFGIVSRFVEEIPPEVLHRLSPAPQRAGGSAGVSKKAGSRVVETFYAPQQYHGFTIGQNVRHAKFGTGVIIDAVDKGGSARLTINFGKEGVKDLDTAFAKLEAV comes from the coding sequence ATGTTTTCTCAAAATCCATCTGTATCCCTGCTGCACGGCTTGAACCCCGAACAACTCTCTGCCGTTACTTGGCCGCCGCAGTCTGCGTTGGTGTTGGCGGGCGCGGGCAGCGGTAAAACCCGTGTGCTCACCACCCGCATTGCCTGGCTTTTGCAAAGCGGCCAGGCCGGTGTGCACGGCATTTTGGCGGTAACGTTCACCAATAAAGCGGCCAAAGAAATGCAAACCCGCCTGGGGGCGATGAGCCATGTTAACGTGCGCGCCATGTGGCTGGGCACGTTTCACGGCCTGTGCCACCGCTTTTTGCGCCTGCACCACCAAGCCGCCGGCCTGCCTTCTACTTTTCAGATTCTCGACAGCGGCGACCAGCTCGCCCTAATCAAGCGGCTGCTCAAGCAGCTTAACATTGCTGAAGAAATCATTGCCCCGCGCTCGCTGCAAGGCTTTATCAACGCCCAAAAAGAAAGCGGCCTGCGCGCCGCGCAGCTTTCTGCGCCCGATGCGTACACCCGGCGCATGATTGAGTGTTACGCGGCTTATGATCAAACCTGCAACCGCGAAGGGGTGGTGGATTTTGCCGAGTTGATGCTCAGAAGTTATGAAATGCTGCAGGCCGATGAAACGCTGCGCCTGCACTACCAAAACCGTTTCAACCATATTTTGGTTGATGAGTTTCAAGATACCAACAAACTGCAATACGCCTGGCTCAAGCTGATGGCCGGCGGGGGCGCGGCTGTGTTTGCGGTGGGTGATGACGATCAGTCTATCTACCGCTTCCGTGGCGCGCATGTCGGCAATATGACTGCCCTGATGCGCGAATTCGGCATTGAGGCGCCCATCAAGCTCGAACAAAACTACCGTTCAGACGGCCACATTCTTGCCGCCGCCAACGCGGTGATTGCCAACAATGCCGAGCGGCTGGGCAAGAATTTGCGCACCGAAGCCGAAAGCGGCGACAAAATCCGCTTTTACTGCGCCCCCGTTGATTATGATGAAGCGCAGTTCATTATTGACGAAGCCAAATCGCTGCAACGCGAAGGCCGCCGGCTTGATGATATGGCGGTGCTCTACCGCAGCAATGCCCAGTCGCGCATCATCGAACAGGCTCTGTTTGCCGCCGGCATGCCCTATAAAATCTACGGCGGGCTGCGTTTTTACGAGCGCCAGGAAATCAAACACGCGCTGGCCTACCTACGCCTGGCCGTCAGCCCTGATGACGACAACGCCCTGTTGCGCGTGATCAACACCCCGCCGCGCGGCATCGGCACCCGCACCATCGAAAACATTCAGGCCGCCGCCGCAGAGCAGGGTGTTTCGCTGTGGCAGGCTGCCTGCGGTATGGGCGCGAAAGCCGCCAAAGTTGCTGCCTTTGTGCGCCTAATCGAAGGCCTGCGCGCGCAAGCCGCCAATGTATCCCTACAGGAAATGATGCTTGCCGTTACCCGCGACAGCGGCCTGGTCGAATACTACCAAACCCAAAAAGGCAGCCACCAAGACCGCTTAGACAATCTGGACGAACTCATCAATGCCGCCGTTGCTTTTAAGCCGTCTGAAAGCAATTTTGAAATTCTGCCCGACAACGCCGCCGAAAGCCCGCTGTTTCCCATTCTCGCCTTTTTAAGCAATGCCGCGCTCGAATCGGGTGAAAACCAGGCCGGTGCCGGCGAAGAAGCCCTGCAAATGATGACGGTGCACGCCGCCAAAGGCTTGGAATTTGATGCCGTTTTTCTCACCGGCATGGAAGAAGGGCTGTTTCCCAGCGAATACAGCCTGGCCGAACGCGGCGGCCTCGAAGAAGAACGCCGCCTGATGTATGTGGCCGTTACCCGCGCCCGCAAACGGCTTTATATCAGCATGGCCCAACAGCGCCTGCTGCACGGTCAAACCCATTTCGGCATCGTTTCGCGCTTTGTTGAAGAGATTCCGCCTGAAGTGCTCCACCGCCTTTCGCCCGCCCCGCAGCGCGCCGGCGGATCTGCCGGTGTGTCGAAGAAGGCCGGCAGCCGCGTTGTCGAAACATTTTACGCGCCGCAGCAATACCACGGTTTTACCATCGGCCAAAACGTGCGCCATGCCAAATTCGGCACCGGCGTGATTATCGATGCGGTGGATAAAGGCGGCTCGGCAAGGCTGACGATTAATTTCGGCAAAGAAGGGGTGAAAGATTTGGATACTGCGTTTGCCAAGTTGGAGGCCGTCTGA
- a CDS encoding 5-formyltetrahydrofolate cyclo-ligase yields the protein MNMQDKAGLRRRLRRARQSLGKSERKRAERAANCLLKHHIRRRARIGIYWPVGSELRLGGFIQTALARGARLYLPYIEPRSLRLWFTPYQTDSRKAERRHSRGSLAIPQFGGRKIRAHRLTVLLVPLVGIDRQGYRLGHGGGYYDVTLAALKGRLKPHTVGAGFACQICARLPHEAHDIALDSFVSEAGRVDFPARPA from the coding sequence ATGAACATGCAAGATAAAGCCGGGCTGCGCCGCCGTTTGCGCCGCGCCCGCCAGTCGCTGGGCAAAAGCGAACGCAAACGCGCCGAGCGCGCCGCCAACTGTTTGCTGAAACACCATATCCGCCGCCGCGCCCGCATCGGCATTTATTGGCCGGTGGGCAGCGAGCTGCGGCTGGGCGGTTTTATTCAGACGGCCTTAGCGCGCGGCGCCCGACTTTATCTGCCCTATATCGAGCCGCGCTCGCTGCGGCTGTGGTTCACCCCTTATCAGACCGACAGCCGCAAGGCCGAACGCCGCCACAGCCGGGGCAGCTTGGCCATCCCGCAATTCGGCGGCAGAAAAATCCGCGCCCACCGCCTCACCGTTTTGCTGGTGCCGCTGGTGGGCATCGACCGGCAGGGCTACCGGCTGGGCCATGGCGGCGGCTACTACGATGTTACGCTGGCAGCCTTGAAAGGCCGTCTGAAACCGCACACAGTGGGCGCCGGCTTTGCCTGCCAGATTTGCGCCCGCCTGCCGCACGAAGCACACGATATTGCGCTGGATTCATTCGTCAGCGAAGCAGGCAGGGTAGATTTTCCCGCCAGGCCCGCCTAA
- the lysS gene encoding lysine--tRNA ligase encodes MSLQPPHPEELQLSENQIIALRREKLHAIRQQGIAFPNQYRRDAFAGDLQAQYGRLEKAELDPQEIPVKIAGRMMLQRAMGKAGFATLQDMSGQIQVYVNNQGVGEEAHNAFKHWDLGDIIGVEGTLFKTNHGELTVRAAKLHLLTKSLRPLPDKHKGLTDQEQKYRQRYADLITNADSRNTFIKRSRIIQAVRNYMAGQRYLEVETPMMHPIPGGAAAKPFVTHHNALDMPLYLRIAPELYLKRLVVGGLERVFEINRSFRNEGMSTRHNPEFTMMEFYEAFCTYERMMEMTESVIRHAAREVCGTAKIRYNGQEVDLESPFERLTILEAIKKHNPHYTDDQLNDAQWLKQEIVKHGEKIPPAPGIGSLQLALFEGCAESKLWHPTFIIDYPVEVSPLARASDTKPGLTDRFELFVVGRELANGYSELNDPEDQAARFKAQVAQKEAGDDEAMHYDADYIRAMEYGLPPTGGSGIGLDRLVMLLTDAPSIRDVVLFPQMRPE; translated from the coding sequence ATGAGCCTACAGCCCCCACACCCCGAAGAGCTGCAATTGAGCGAAAACCAAATCATCGCCCTGCGCCGCGAAAAACTCCATGCAATCCGCCAACAGGGGATTGCCTTTCCCAACCAATACCGCCGCGATGCCTTTGCCGGCGATTTGCAGGCGCAATACGGCCGTCTTGAAAAAGCCGAGCTCGACCCGCAGGAAATCCCCGTGAAAATCGCCGGCCGCATGATGCTGCAACGCGCCATGGGCAAAGCCGGTTTCGCCACTCTGCAAGACATGAGCGGCCAGATTCAGGTGTATGTAAACAATCAAGGCGTGGGCGAAGAAGCGCACAACGCCTTCAAACATTGGGATTTGGGCGACATCATCGGCGTGGAAGGCACCCTGTTCAAAACCAACCACGGCGAATTGACCGTGCGCGCCGCCAAGCTGCACCTGCTCACCAAATCGCTGCGCCCGCTGCCCGACAAACACAAAGGCTTAACCGACCAAGAGCAGAAATACCGCCAACGCTATGCCGATTTGATTACCAACGCCGATTCGCGCAACACCTTTATCAAACGCAGCCGAATCATTCAGGCCGTGCGCAACTATATGGCGGGCCAGCGTTATCTCGAAGTAGAAACCCCGATGATGCACCCGATTCCCGGCGGCGCGGCGGCCAAACCCTTCGTAACCCACCACAACGCGCTCGATATGCCGCTTTATCTGCGCATCGCCCCCGAGCTTTATCTGAAACGCCTGGTGGTGGGCGGGCTGGAGCGCGTGTTTGAAATCAACCGCAGCTTCCGCAACGAAGGCATGAGCACCCGCCACAACCCCGAATTCACCATGATGGAATTCTACGAAGCCTTCTGCACCTACGAGCGCATGATGGAAATGACCGAAAGCGTGATCCGCCATGCCGCCCGGGAAGTGTGCGGCACCGCCAAAATCCGCTACAACGGCCAAGAAGTCGATTTGGAAAGCCCGTTCGAGCGGCTGACCATTCTCGAAGCCATAAAAAAACACAACCCCCACTACACCGATGATCAGTTAAACGATGCCCAATGGCTGAAACAGGAAATCGTGAAACACGGCGAAAAAATCCCGCCCGCGCCCGGCATCGGCAGCCTGCAGCTGGCGCTGTTTGAAGGCTGCGCCGAGAGCAAACTGTGGCACCCCACCTTTATCATCGACTACCCCGTAGAAGTCTCGCCGCTGGCGCGCGCTTCCGACACCAAACCCGGCTTAACCGACCGCTTCGAGCTGTTTGTTGTCGGCCGCGAACTGGCCAACGGCTATTCGGAATTAAACGACCCCGAAGACCAGGCCGCCCGCTTCAAAGCGCAAGTGGCGCAGAAAGAAGCCGGCGACGATGAAGCCATGCACTATGATGCCGACTACATCCGCGCCATGGAATACGGCCTGCCCCCCACCGGCGGCAGCGGCATCGGGCTGGACCGTTTGGTGATGCTGCTCACCGATGCGCCCTCTATCCGCGATGTGGTTCTGTTTCCGCAAATGCGCCCCGAATAG
- a CDS encoding ABC transporter ATP-binding protein: MKAIIEFRGVGKHYGNKHVISGLNLSIFEGEFFVMVGPSGCGKTTTLKMINALTEPSEGNVYFNGRRIKDYDIRRLRHRIGYVLQQIALFPTMTVKQNIELVPDILGWSKTERSRRSGELLEMVGMPPAKYAHRYPRELSGGEQQRIGILRAIAAKPDVLLMDEPFSALDPLSRNALQEMVADIHRRLSTTIIFVTHNMSEAQRLAGRIAVMQDGKLQQTGTPEELQTRPANEFVRSFFQSEHTDYGKISQIANLLPLSSGNLPELDPDDNVSELFALLSRHPRVRIRGLGEIDGSRVFDYLHNRQNR; the protein is encoded by the coding sequence ATGAAAGCCATTATCGAATTTCGCGGAGTCGGCAAACATTACGGCAATAAACACGTTATCAGCGGCTTGAACCTCAGCATTTTCGAAGGCGAATTTTTCGTGATGGTCGGCCCTTCGGGCTGCGGCAAAACCACCACCCTCAAAATGATTAACGCACTCACCGAGCCCAGCGAAGGCAATGTTTATTTCAACGGCCGGCGCATCAAAGATTACGACATCCGCCGCCTGCGCCACCGCATCGGCTATGTTTTACAGCAGATTGCCCTGTTTCCCACCATGACAGTGAAACAAAACATCGAGCTGGTTCCCGATATTTTGGGCTGGAGCAAAACCGAACGCAGCCGGCGCAGCGGAGAACTGCTGGAAATGGTCGGCATGCCGCCGGCCAAATATGCCCACCGTTACCCCCGCGAATTATCCGGAGGCGAGCAGCAGCGCATCGGCATTTTGCGTGCCATTGCCGCCAAACCTGATGTGTTGCTGATGGACGAACCATTCAGCGCGCTCGACCCGCTCTCCCGCAACGCCTTGCAGGAAATGGTGGCCGACATCCACCGCCGCTTGTCCACCACCATCATATTCGTTACCCACAACATGAGCGAAGCGCAACGCCTGGCCGGCCGCATCGCCGTTATGCAGGACGGAAAACTACAGCAAACAGGCACGCCCGAAGAGCTGCAAACCCGGCCCGCCAACGAATTTGTGCGCTCGTTTTTCCAAAGTGAACATACCGATTACGGCAAAATCAGCCAAATCGCCAACCTGTTGCCGCTCAGCAGCGGCAATCTGCCCGAGCTGGATCCCGATGACAATGTTTCCGAGCTTTTTGCGCTGCTGAGCCGCCACCCGAGGGTGCGCATACGCGGCTTGGGCGAAATCGATGGCAGCCGTGTGTTCGACTATCTGCACAACCGTCAAAACCGTTAA
- a CDS encoding ABC transporter permease/substrate-binding protein, giving the protein MNIFLQTLLERKNELITATLEHLLISLAALLCSVAVAVPLAVWFSGRRKQAEAVLQLTNILQTIPSLAMLGLLIPFVGIGAPPALIALTLYALLPVFQNTYLGFSEIDPAIKEAATAFGLSRWQKLVRVELPLAFPAMISGIRTAAVLIIGTATLAALVGAGGLGNIILLGIDRNNMALTFIGAAASALLAVGVSGLVYRLQRKKAGRALGMAVFLVALSAGVQWWNSGGGDRQVVVAGKLGSEPDILINMYKMLIENENPNIQVVLKPNFGKTGFLFNALKHNEIDIYPEFTGTVLESLVEQPAGNKGRISSPQQTYRLAKDLLAEQYKMLLLEPMGYQNTYALALPQAYAQKHNLAAISDLAKVKNHVRAGFTLEFIDRQDGYKGLAETHHIRLKHVSGIEPALRYSALSDGRVDLIDVYSTDAEIRRHRLQLLKDDLQLFPYYQGAPLMKAEFARRHPQVVRSLERLAGKISEEEMSEMNNRVKNNGETPAKVAADYLTTHKLLRKEAP; this is encoded by the coding sequence ATGAATATATTCCTGCAAACCCTGCTGGAGCGCAAAAACGAACTGATCACTGCCACGCTGGAGCATCTGCTGATTTCTCTGGCTGCCCTGCTGTGTTCGGTAGCGGTTGCCGTGCCGCTGGCGGTGTGGTTTTCCGGCCGCCGCAAACAGGCAGAAGCTGTGTTGCAGCTCACCAATATCCTGCAAACTATTCCTTCGCTGGCAATGTTGGGGCTGCTGATTCCCTTTGTCGGCATCGGCGCTCCGCCGGCATTGATTGCGCTAACCCTTTATGCCTTGTTGCCTGTTTTCCAAAACACTTACTTGGGTTTTTCTGAAATCGACCCAGCTATCAAAGAAGCAGCCACCGCTTTCGGGCTGTCGCGCTGGCAGAAACTGGTTAGAGTGGAGCTGCCTTTGGCGTTTCCGGCGATGATTTCCGGCATCCGCACTGCGGCCGTGCTGATTATCGGCACCGCCACGCTGGCAGCATTGGTGGGCGCGGGTGGTTTGGGAAACATTATCTTGCTGGGTATAGACCGCAATAATATGGCCCTCACTTTTATCGGTGCGGCCGCTTCTGCATTGCTGGCGGTGGGCGTGAGCGGTTTGGTGTACCGTCTGCAACGCAAAAAAGCCGGCCGTGCGCTGGGGATGGCCGTTTTTTTGGTGGCTCTGTCGGCGGGAGTGCAGTGGTGGAACAGCGGGGGCGGCGACCGTCAAGTAGTGGTGGCCGGCAAATTGGGCAGCGAGCCGGATATCTTAATCAATATGTATAAGATGCTGATTGAAAATGAAAATCCAAATATTCAAGTGGTGTTGAAGCCGAATTTCGGCAAAACCGGTTTTCTGTTTAACGCGCTCAAACACAACGAAATCGATATCTATCCCGAATTTACCGGCACCGTATTGGAGAGCCTGGTCGAGCAGCCGGCAGGGAATAAGGGGCGGATTTCCAGCCCGCAACAAACCTACCGGCTGGCCAAAGATTTGCTGGCCGAACAATATAAAATGCTGTTGTTGGAGCCGATGGGCTATCAAAACACCTATGCGCTGGCGCTGCCGCAGGCGTATGCGCAAAAACACAATCTTGCCGCCATTTCGGATTTGGCCAAGGTAAAAAACCATGTGCGCGCCGGGTTCACGCTGGAGTTTATCGACCGGCAAGACGGCTATAAAGGGCTGGCAGAAACCCATCATATCCGGCTGAAACACGTTTCCGGCATCGAGCCTGCGCTGCGCTACAGTGCGCTTTCAGACGGCCGTGTCGATCTGATAGACGTCTATTCGACTGATGCCGAAATCCGCCGCCACCGCCTGCAACTGCTCAAAGACGATTTGCAGTTGTTTCCCTATTATCAAGGCGCGCCGCTGATGAAGGCCGAATTTGCCCGCCGGCATCCGCAAGTGGTTCGTTCGCTCGAGCGGTTGGCCGGCAAAATCAGCGAAGAAGAGATGTCAGAAATGAACAACCGGGTAAAAAACAACGGCGAAACGCCGGCCAAAGTTGCAGCCGACTATCTCACCACCCATAAATTGTTGCGTAAGGAGGCCCCATGA
- the mutS gene encoding DNA mismatch repair protein MutS: MTKPAVSPMMQQYLDIKAGHADKLVFYRMGDFYELFLDDAVEAAKLLDITLTTRGQMNGEPIKMAGVPFHAAEQYLARLVKMGKSVAVCEQVGEVGAGKGPVERKVVRIVTPGTLTDSAFLEDKETNRIVAVCAGKKHIGLAWASLQSGEFKAKLTGAQKLADELARLQPAEILLPDGRNVPDIRAANITRLNHWQFAADTAAKLLADYFGSQDLRGFGLDIEEHAEAVGAAGALLNYIRLTQNSLPQHLDGLSLETESQYIGMDAATRRNLEITQTLTGKKSPTLFSVLDECATHMGSRLLELWLHHPLRNRSHIQARQQAVMELQNHHADVQGRLKNVADIERIAARIAVGSARPRDLAALRDSLFVLAEMPVPAGGSALLQTLQNVFPETLPVAEKLQAAILPEPAVWLKDGGVINHGFHPELDELRHIQNHGDEFLLALEARERERTGLSTLKVEFNRVHGFYIELSKVQAEQAPADYQRRQTLKNAERFITPELKTFEDKVLSAQEQALALEKQLYDTLLKELQTALPQLQKAAKAAASLDVLSTFARQAEERGYVCPEFADYPLIEINNGRHPVVERQVRHFTANHTGLDHKHRLMLLTGPNMGGKSTYMRQVALIVLLAHTGAFVPADAAKTGPIDQIFTRIGASDDLAGNRSTFMVEMSETAYILHHATEQSLVLVDEVGRGTSTFDGLALAQAVAEHLLQKNQSFSLFATHYFELTRLPEAHAGAVNMHLSALEQGQDIVFLHHIEPGPASKSYGIAVAKLAGLPARALKSARRHLNQLEAQAAADRPQMDIFNMMPSENDGGGFNSTENFSDCRNFENSLPANPALDMLAAIRPDELSPREALEMLYRLKEVAG, from the coding sequence ATGACCAAACCCGCCGTTTCCCCGATGATGCAGCAATATCTCGACATCAAAGCCGGCCATGCCGACAAACTGGTGTTTTACCGCATGGGCGATTTTTACGAGCTGTTTCTTGATGATGCGGTAGAGGCGGCAAAACTGCTCGATATCACCCTCACCACCCGCGGCCAGATGAACGGCGAGCCGATTAAAATGGCGGGTGTGCCGTTTCACGCCGCCGAGCAGTATCTGGCGCGGCTGGTGAAAATGGGCAAAAGCGTGGCGGTTTGCGAGCAGGTGGGCGAAGTGGGCGCGGGCAAAGGGCCGGTGGAGCGCAAAGTGGTGCGCATCGTTACCCCCGGCACGCTCACCGATTCTGCTTTTTTGGAAGACAAAGAAACCAACCGCATTGTTGCCGTGTGTGCCGGAAAAAAACACATCGGGCTGGCCTGGGCTTCGCTGCAAAGCGGCGAATTCAAAGCCAAGCTCACCGGCGCGCAAAAGCTGGCCGATGAGTTGGCGCGTTTGCAGCCAGCGGAAATATTGCTGCCCGATGGCAGAAACGTGCCCGATATCCGGGCGGCCAACATCACGCGGCTCAACCACTGGCAGTTTGCCGCCGACACTGCTGCCAAGCTGCTCGCCGATTATTTCGGCAGCCAAGATCTGCGCGGGTTCGGCCTTGATATCGAAGAGCACGCGGAAGCCGTTGGCGCAGCCGGCGCGCTGCTCAACTATATCCGTCTCACCCAAAACAGCCTGCCGCAGCATTTAGACGGCCTTTCGCTCGAAACCGAAAGCCAATATATCGGCATGGATGCAGCCACCCGCCGCAATCTTGAAATCACCCAAACACTCACCGGCAAAAAATCGCCCACGCTGTTTTCGGTGCTTGATGAATGCGCCACCCATATGGGCAGCCGCCTGCTTGAGCTGTGGCTGCACCATCCGCTGCGCAACCGCAGCCACATTCAGGCGCGTCAGCAGGCAGTGATGGAACTGCAAAACCACCATGCCGATGTGCAGGGCCGTCTGAAAAACGTGGCCGACATCGAACGCATCGCCGCCCGTATCGCCGTGGGCAGCGCCCGCCCGCGCGATTTGGCCGCCCTGCGCGACAGCCTTTTTGTGCTGGCCGAAATGCCGGTGCCCGCCGGCGGCAGCGCCTTGCTGCAAACCCTGCAAAATGTGTTCCCCGAAACCCTGCCGGTGGCTGAAAAGCTGCAGGCCGCCATCCTGCCCGAGCCTGCCGTGTGGCTGAAAGACGGCGGCGTGATCAACCACGGCTTCCACCCCGAATTAGATGAATTACGCCATATTCAAAACCACGGCGATGAATTTCTGCTCGCCCTCGAAGCGCGCGAACGCGAACGCACCGGCCTGTCTACCTTAAAAGTGGAATTCAACCGCGTGCACGGCTTTTATATCGAATTATCCAAAGTGCAGGCCGAACAGGCGCCCGCCGACTACCAGCGCCGCCAAACCCTGAAAAACGCCGAACGCTTCATCACCCCCGAATTAAAAACCTTTGAAGACAAAGTATTAAGCGCGCAAGAACAGGCGCTCGCGCTTGAAAAACAACTCTACGACACCCTGCTCAAAGAGCTTCAGACGGCCTTGCCGCAATTGCAGAAAGCCGCCAAAGCCGCCGCTTCGCTAGACGTTCTCTCCACTTTTGCCCGCCAAGCCGAAGAACGCGGCTACGTTTGCCCCGAGTTTGCCGATTATCCGCTGATTGAAATCAACAACGGCCGCCACCCTGTGGTCGAGCGGCAGGTACGCCACTTTACCGCCAACCACACCGGTCTCGACCACAAACACCGCCTGATGCTGCTCACCGGCCCCAATATGGGCGGCAAATCCACCTATATGCGCCAAGTGGCGTTAATCGTGTTGTTGGCGCACACCGGTGCCTTCGTGCCGGCAGATGCCGCCAAAACCGGCCCCATCGACCAGATTTTCACCCGCATCGGTGCCAGCGACGATCTGGCCGGCAACCGCTCCACCTTTATGGTGGAAATGAGCGAAACCGCCTACATCCTGCACCACGCCACCGAACAGTCGCTGGTGCTGGTGGACGAAGTCGGCCGCGGCACTTCCACTTTTGACGGTCTCGCACTGGCGCAGGCCGTTGCCGAACACCTGTTGCAGAAAAACCAATCGTTCAGCCTGTTTGCCACCCACTATTTCGAGCTGACCCGCCTGCCCGAAGCGCACGCCGGTGCCGTCAATATGCACCTTTCGGCGCTCGAGCAGGGGCAGGACATCGTGTTTCTGCACCATATCGAGCCCGGCCCCGCCAGCAAAAGCTACGGCATTGCCGTGGCCAAACTCGCCGGCCTGCCCGCGCGCGCGCTCAAATCCGCCCGCAGGCACCTAAACCAACTCGAAGCACAGGCCGCCGCCGACCGCCCGCAGATGGATATTTTCAATATGATGCCGTCTGAAAACGATGGCGGTGGCTTTAACAGCACGGAAAATTTTTCAGACTGCCGCAATTTTGAAAACAGCCTGCCCGCCAACCCCGCGCTGGATATGCTGGCCGCCATCCGCCCGGACGAACTGTCGCCGCGCGAAGCCCTGGAAATGCTCTACCGTTTGAAAGAAGTAGCCGGTTAG